The following is a genomic window from Theobroma cacao cultivar B97-61/B2 chromosome 10, Criollo_cocoa_genome_V2, whole genome shotgun sequence.
CAAGCATATTTGCATATAATGATAGAGCCGTGGCTAAAATTAAACCGACAACACCTCCTACCCAGCCAAGAGGGACCATGATGGTCCCAGAATATCCCAATACAAATACACTGTTAATACCAGTGGTCAAGACAAAACCTGCCTGGAACCATGAATCTGGAAACTCACCAAAAGGGTCAAATGAGCTCAAAAGGAAATCGCAACATCATCAGATGAAAAAACCACCCAAAGTTCAAAGTTTATAGAGAATTGGTTCCTGTTTACTTCACCATTATGGAATATGGATTCACAATTGGGCAAAAGCAAAATTAGAGAACCATGGAATACGTTTTCTCTATTCATTTAGCTTCATTTTACATAAACGAATTCAATAAGCCAACCATTACCATGCAGaatataaggaaaataaatcccagaattcaaaataaacaatCTTTCACAATAAAGTGTTGcagcatcaaaatataaaatacaaaacaacagaaaacaaaggagaaaacccagaaatttcaaaaagaagaagaaaagaacaatCTTTCACAATAAAATGGCTAAAATAACATACCAGTACTAATTTGATGGGCAGTTTCAGGTACCTCAACAGCTACCTTATCATTCTCCACCTCATTTATATTCTCTGCTATCATGTCTgactctctctttcttcccTCTCCCAGAAGGCCCTCTCTTTCCACTCCTTGGTCTCCCTCTtcttcaaatatatttataaaagcCAGAGTTTTTGTATTCTGATTCTAGctctatttctctctctgGCTTTTCCCTGGAACTCAACGCGAAAAATCACCACAGCCAGCACGGAACCTCGTGTACCAATTATAGAAAATCTAGGTTCTTTTCAAAGAAGCAAACTGATGCCCCTCTTTACGCGCGTGTCATTAATGTTGAAGCTACTGCCTCCCTTGATTTTCCCATATATATGAAAAGACAGCGACAGCTTCCATTTTCTTGGatatgtttaaaattttcttaaaaacggaataaaatattttctttaattgtgTTTTTACTGTTTCAATCGTTGATCAAGATTTTCTTGCTTTATGGTCATAACTACTCTAAAACCATGACAAGTTTCATCCTTCTGTAAATCTTTGATATTCCAATGGCATTGATCATTGATGACCGACATGGTCCAACGATGAAGAAGGGTGTGCGGAGATTGGGTTTTAAGTTTAGTTGACAAGTAAAGAATCCAACCACCCAGGAAAACTAGATTTTACTGTTTTTAAGAAACATCTGTTGGTCCTCcaaagaagcaaaacaacCATAGTTTCCTATCTCACGATCCAAACTTAAACCCACGTAAATCATGGATTCATGCATGTTTTCaatctaaaaatatatgataaaaagtttatatttatatattcaagatttttttatCCATCACATCAATAAAGAtttgagtttattttaatattaaatatcatGACTcgaaatttaaattcaatttcgTGCAAGttgaactttaaaaataaaatttaagtaaatttataaatcttgAGTTTatgttttcaacttaaaaaataaatttattttgatatcaAATGTCATGAATCGAAACTTAAATTCAATCTCATGTAATCTCAaactataaaatagaatttatttaaatttataaataattgatctatattctcaattttaaaaaaaacctaataGGTATTTGATagataatgaaaaatttatatttatatatttaaaatttatcttattttttactaATATGAGATCCGTAATAAACTGATCTTTGAAAAAGCTAAACTCATTCTCACCCCATGTACTTTTGCTTCTTTTGTTCCTCTTCTAATTACAAAAGACTTCTTCTTGATCATGGCTTTAACAAATCGGGGAGGTTGGATTCCacatattttttgttttcatttaaaataaaaaatttaaatattaatttttaatcatgTCAATAAATATCTTGTGACgccaaaaaatattatgtgaacTAAAGTTTGTGACATTCCACAATCTTTTCCATCTTTTTTAGTAAATactaataaaatttcaattggtTCGATTTAACTTAACTCGAATGGTAAGAGATGAGATCTATCTTATTTGggtaaattattataatatttttttgttgactttgcaatttttttaatatcatattttatcaTAAGGGTATAAAAAGAGTATAAATTGATGAAAAGAGGAATTTTTATCTAAAGGGAGCACTTAGCATTGTAGACCCAAGGACCAAATTCCAGTGCTTCCTAGTAGTTTCCTACCATTCATTTATGGTCATTGTCCttgattattaaaataaataaataattaggcaaaaaattataataattaatagatttttggtgcaatttcttcatcttttaGTCATAAATATATCCTCCCATCTTTTCTAGTAAGcattaataaatatttcaattgGTTCAAGTTCGGTTTAACTTAAATCGAAACGAGAtcgtaattttaattttctacctcataaaatttcttatctTATCGTAAAATcatagaataaaaaagagtCCCAACCCATAAGAAAAGCTCTTTATTCATTACAAATTGATGGGAGGAGGAGTTTCATCGTGTACAAATTGTGTAGCATAtcttctttattattatttatttgtagACCCCAAAGAATAAAACCTAAGAATTCCTAACCGTTCATATTTGGAGACTCTATACCCCTTATTCCcactaattattattaacaTTGAAAAAAGGGGAATTAAACCACTTTTAATCAAAAGGAATCATCAGCCAATTTTGTTCATGATTTTCAGTTATGAAAAAAGGTAGATATTATTCTGCCTAGTTGCTTTCATGATTTAGGGTTTGAAACTTGGAATCAAAGGGTGGAATTGTTCATTTGACTAATGAAATAATTAGTCATTTGGGAATACATCAAAGTGAGTGTAGCTTTTAAGAAGAATATTCTTGACATTTACATtcctttaattaattatttcatcgaattaaatattacataaaaaataaaaaaatcatcttACGTTACgtaatttaaattgatttaatttgtgGGTTTTGTCCAAAGAATAGGAGAAGATAGGTAGAGGATATTTATTTGCAGTCAAATGAAGCATgcaagaaaagggaaaagggGAAAAGGGAAAGGTaccaaacaaagaaataacCTTTTGGACTTTCATGCAAGAGCAACTATCAATGGTGTATTTATGGTTAGGCTGTCAGCATCAATTTCAATTTAAGTGTGTAttatcaaaacaaacaaaaaaagtaGTTTGATAgcatcaatttttttagatttgatACACGTAAGCATCATCggtcattatttttttcaaaaaattaatttattagaaCATATTAATGTTCATGTTTATAAtcaaagatttttattttacttatccGATGTGAAATATTATAACAATCTCTTTATCACGAAATCATTATTCACTTTTTAAGAATCgaataacttaatttttaatttgggTAACACAATCAAATGGGCCACTCTCACTAAGCTTAGAAACAAATTTAAGCCCAAGAGTTGAGCATTGGGGCCAGACGACAATGGCATTTTTGCATTTCACTGTGGTAAACCAGAATGCAAAGATCCAATCAATGGGAAGTAACAAAGGAACCAAAggcaaataaattatatatagttCATCTTTGCATTCTTGAAATCCTATATTTTAAGTAAttattcaaagaaaataattataactttaaaaGATCCTATTATTCCTATAGTAAAGTCAATGAAGAAGTTTAATTGAACCCACCATCTTAATTAATCACTGATTTTTTATcccatttattaatttatttatttttggataaTACAAAGTTAACATCAACTTGGGACTTTTCAGTGTCAGGCTTTCATATGGGAACTCGAAATACTACTCAACTAGGAATTAGATTCTTTACAATGCCTGGAATTTAGTCCATTAGCCATAGATAACCTCTGCATGCAAATGAGTTTGGTTATGAGGATAAGAGTCTGAGAAAGATAGCATTGGTGTTTCCAAAGGCATTGTCGATTTGGTTCTGTTCTTTCAGGTTTTGTTTATAACTTCaatgtttttgttcttttgaagCAAAGTTTCTTAGCaatgatttttccttttttttttttgtgtttttttctgGTTGTGGGTGTTTTTGGCTTCTTTGGTTTTTCACGAGAATGATTAAAGTTTTTGCATTCTTTGCCTTTCTAATGGAGTTTGCATGGACGAGAATGATCAATCTAATGCctcttttttggttttctctCAAGTTTTCTGAACTTTCTTTGCTTGGCATTGTGGTCTGGTGCAGATTTTGATGTATGATAGATAAATTTTACTGTTGGGAAGTTATGTTGTGTAATGTGGATTGAGCAGCATTATGTTATTCATCCATGATTTGTATCAATTAGGAAAGCTTTGATCTGGAGCTGAACAAGTTAGTGGATCTTAGATTCAAACTCTAAACTTTTCTGTTGCTGTTTTTTCTCTTGCAGGTTGCTTTTGAACTTGGCATCAAGGTTCACAGCAGAGAAAATGGTGGAAGGTGGTGTCAAAAAAGCAGACAAGACAGAGTTCACTGAGTGCTGGAGGACAACATGGAAGACCCCTTACATTATGAGGCTTGCGCTGTCAGCTGGGATTGGAGGCCTCCTGTTTGGTTATGACACAGGTAACATGAGGTCTATTATACAGAATTAATGATCTTTAGTCATACACTTAGAATTATGTTGATTAAATTGTAACCATTGTTGGTATACAGGAGTGATTTCTGGTGCCTTGCTCTATATCCGCGAGGACTTCCAACAAGTTGACAGGAAAACATGGTTACAGGTTAGATACTGATTCATGTTAACGAAAAAGCAGCAGGTAGAAAGAAAAGACTGTTCATCACCATTGCTGGTTTTCCCTTGCTGATTCAATGTTTTATGATGTGTTGATTTGCAGGAAACCATTGTGAGTATGGCAGTAGCAGGTGCCATTGCTGGTGCTGCGTTTGGAGGATGGGTAAACGACAGGTTTGGCaggaaaaaatcaattttgggTGCTGATGTGCTATTTGCTGTGGGTGCCATAATTATGGCTGTAGCTCAAGCTCCCTGGATAATTATTCTTGGAAGGTTTTTCGTTGGGTTAGGAGTTGGCATGGCTTCAATGACTGCTCCTCTTTATATTTCAGAAGCTTCCCCTGCTCGAATTCGAGGTGCACTAGTTAGCACAAATGGTTTGCTAATTACAGGAGGGCAGTTTCTGTCTTACCTTATCAATCTGGCCTTCACTAAGGTAAGCACTGTAATCACTttgaaaattatcttttcttatcatttgaAGTTTAAGTACATTGGAAGGTTTGATTGAACAGTCTATGCAGTTTCTCCAGTGGAAAACATTAATACCCAATTTACTGTGAAATTGTGTATCAGACTAGTTGGACTTGGCGTTGGATGCTTGGAATCGCCGCTGTTCCAGCCTTGGTTCAATTCATCTTGATGCTATCCCTTCCTGAGTCTCCTAGATGGCTTTACAGACAGGTCAAAACCTTTCCCCTAATTGATGCAATCTTGAAACTTTTGTTAAAGGAATTGTTGCTAAGtttgtataaaattataataataataatatcgatttttattatgttcagGACAAGGTAGAAGAAGCCAGGTCCATCCTAGAGAGAATATTTCCTGCTAATGAAGTTGATGATGAGATGAATGCCTTGAAGCTCTCTGTTGAAGCAGAACAAGCTGATGAGCATGCCATTGGGGATGGTCTGATACAAAAGGTGAAGGGTGCTTTGAGCAATGTTGTAGTCCGAAGGGGACTCTATGCTGGTATCACTGTTCAGGTGGCTCAGCAGTTCTCAGGCATCAATACCGTGATGTATTACAGCCCAACAATAGTTCAGTTTGCTGGATTTGCTTCAAAAAAGACAGCACTGGCGCTTTCTCTGATTACTTCTGGTCTTAATGCTGTTGGCTCTATCGTCAGTATGACTTTTGTTGACAGATATGGGAGGAGGAGGTTGATGCTTATTTCTATGGCTGCAATCATCCTTTGCCTTGTGACGTTATCGTTTGTGTTCCTTGAAGCTGCCAACCATGCTCCCAAAATCAACCAGTTAGACACCAACTTTCCTACCAATGCTACATGTCCTAGTTATTTGTCAGCTCCTAAACCCTCATCATGGAACTGCATGTATTGCTTGAAAGCTGGTTGTGGCTTCTGCGCTAATGGGGCAAATGAGGCAAGTATACTTACCTTTTTCGGTCATTGATTAATCcgaatttaatataatttatatcatTTCCGTTGGTTGAATCTTGGTTAAATTAGTATCAGGATACCTTTCTTAACtgcataacattttatattgattGCTATTAAACATCTTTTGTTCAGTACTCTCCTGGAACATGCCTGGAATTCAGCACAGACCTAAGGGATTCATGCCGCGGACAACATCGTACTTGGTTCAAGGATGGTTGCCCAAGCAAATTTGGATTCCTGGCAGTCGTTCTTCTAGGACTTTACATCATTTCCTACTCACCTGGAATGGGAACTGTCCCATGGATTGTCAACTCTGAGATTTACCCACTGAGGTATAGAGGCATTGGTGGAGGGCTGGCTGCTGTTTCTAACTGGATCTCCAATCTCATTGTTAGTGAGACATTCTTATCCCTGACGAAAGCTCTTGGTTCCGCTGGCACCTTTGGCCTGTTTGCCGGAATTTGTTTCATTACATTGATTTTCATCTACTGCTTAGTACCTGAGACCAAAGGGCTGCAAATCGAGGAGGTTGAGCAGATGTTAAAGACTGGTTACAAGCCGAAACTATTAAGGGGCAAGTCAAAGGGTGACATCCAGTCTGCCTAAGCTCGTGTTTAGTTGGCAAGAACATATACTTTGTTTTACATACCTAATATGACAATTTTGTGATTGTATAATCATAAAGAAATATggttttttttgtaaaattatataaatttaagcGATGTGATTAAGAGACTGTTTAACGATAGGTGTTCTTCTGCAATTAGTTCATGTTTTAGCCATAAGAAGTATTCTGCTGAATTATTTTAACAGATCAGTAATTATCTCAGATATTGGCAGAAGTTCTGAAATCCAGCAGGCTAGAAGGAAGAGGATAAACAACTTATCCTCTGTTCTATAATATAATCTCTTCTCTATGTATAAAGCTTAATCAGTAGATTGAAAAGGAAACAAGAGTTTTCACCATTTAACAAGAAAGAAGCAAGATTTCAGCCCTTATCAATGGAGGTAGTATGGGCATTGTTGAAAGAATAAAGGGACAgtgaaaagaaatggaaaaagtAGAAAGGGGAACAAATAGATTCTTCTGTAATCCAATGAAGCAagccaaaaaaagaaatgctaGGGGTGCATGAGAAGCAAGTGAAATAAGAGCATTAAGcatataaaatttcattaatccTTGGGACTAAACAGCCCTTTACCAGTGTCTTTGTTGTCAAACTGTCAGCATCAAAATTTCAATCTAATATGATCAATTTGGACTGATAACAAGGTTGAGTTATACATGGGAGGAGGATACAATCATATAGCATTAGTTAGAGAACCGATCCTCTGTTTAATCCTACCACAACTCCAAGAAGATTGGAGAAGGGGAAGTGTAGAGTTGTACTTCCTTATgcaaatatataaaatcagAGTTATAAGGGAGTCTAAAGAACAGTGCGTGCAAACAAAGTCATGCTTCCACAAATCCAAATTAAGAGTCTACAATCAGATCCAGAAACCTGATAAAGCACCTTGATAGCAGTGATGCATTATTAAGGATGTATTCACATTAGCTGGCAGAACTAAGCATGCATTAATGAAAGATTGGAATGCATATACCAATGATAATGAAAGGTGATTATGGAAAAGTCAGAAAAAAGATTAATAAGGTTTCGTAAAACAGCACTTTTTATATAGATTCAGTACTAGAAAGGCCATGGTCTGTGGGAAGGGTTggcggggggggggggggggggtggggcTGAGGTAAGATGATTTAACAGGCTTAGCAAAGCTAAAACACAATCAATTCAGATGAACTATATGCTTATGGTTTGACTACTGGCAACCTTGTCAATAAGATTATGTGCTATCACAAGAAGCATTTCTTCATATTGCTGAACTTTTGCTGATATTTCTTGAATTTCGAAGAAGCATATAAAAGATACACCTTAAGTCTAAGCAACAGATCTTtgcaatttgaaaaatataccATATGCCTTAGATCTGAGCAACAAAATTGCTATTAGTGGCATTAAGGGTTACACTTATATGTCTTAAAATGGTTTTCATACATCAGAATGTGCTACAGTGAAAACAGGACTACAATGCATTACAGCTACATAAAACAAtgcacaaaaacaaaatacaatGTTTGTCGCATATAAGTTAGTAAGAACAACAACAGAAAATTCACATCCTAACATAATAAGCTCCATCTTCTAATCCTTATCACCTTGATCATCCTTCTCCACAATCACATTGACCTTCTCATACCTGAAATCGTCAGGACCTGCTTGACACTCAACCGGGAATACTGTGTGCCTATTAACCATAATTGCCCACATAAACAGCATCACAAAAGCCAACAAGGCTCCACAGCCGGTATTAAAAATCAACCCAGCTAAAATTGTCAAAGCACAAAACTTACTCCTTTCAGCTCTAAATTCCTGACTATCCTTATCCACATAACCTCGTGGATCCGCAGGCAATGAATGCATCCAACTAGAAACATCCCTTACCCTAAATCTCCATGAATAAACATTGCTACTACTCTGTGAAGATTCCTCATTGGTTGTTGATATTATACCAACAAAAACATCCTCATTACCCCACATTTCAAACAAATCAATACGGTATGCTAGAATTGGAGTGAAAGGCCTCTTGTCATTCAATTTACTCAATCTAACTTGTAAAAGTTTGGAGCTTGAATCATAATCAACCCAGGATTTCAATATCTCCCCATTGTTTAACACCAAATTCAGAGATGACAAATTGCTAACTTTAACAGATTCAAGACTTCCAACATCAATTCCTACATGATTTGCATTCAAGTCACCAACTTTATCATCTTTCTTTGTATCAAATTCAATACCCAGGAACCTATTTTCACCAAAAAGGCCAAAATACCCTTGATCCTGAAACCTTGTCTGAAAACCATTAGGAATAAGAACAAAAGCTAAGCCATCACCGTTACCAGGagacaaagaaaaggaaaactcAGCTGCAAACGACGTCGGCCTACCCACATTCCTTTCGTCGGCGAACTTGAAGGGCTTGTCCAGCAACAAAAGTCCAGAACTTGGCGCGTGAGGCCCCGTGAGCCGAACATGGGAGCCTCCATCTTCAACCCTGGCATCACCAAAGAGGGAAATGTGGGGACTAAAGCTTGGGTtgtta
Proteins encoded in this region:
- the LOC18585963 gene encoding inositol transporter 4 isoform X1 is translated as MYDRLLLNLASRFTAEKMVEGGVKKADKTEFTECWRTTWKTPYIMRLALSAGIGGLLFGYDTGVISGALLYIREDFQQVDRKTWLQETIVSMAVAGAIAGAAFGGWVNDRFGRKKSILGADVLFAVGAIIMAVAQAPWIIILGRFFVGLGVGMASMTAPLYISEASPARIRGALVSTNGLLITGGQFLSYLINLAFTKTSWTWRWMLGIAAVPALVQFILMLSLPESPRWLYRQDKVEEARSILERIFPANEVDDEMNALKLSVEAEQADEHAIGDGLIQKVKGALSNVVVRRGLYAGITVQVAQQFSGINTVMYYSPTIVQFAGFASKKTALALSLITSGLNAVGSIVSMTFVDRYGRRRLMLISMAAIILCLVTLSFVFLEAANHAPKINQLDTNFPTNATCPSYLSAPKPSSWNCMYCLKAGCGFCANGANEYSPGTCLEFSTDLRDSCRGQHRTWFKDGCPSKFGFLAVVLLGLYIISYSPGMGTVPWIVNSEIYPLRYRGIGGGLAAVSNWISNLIVSETFLSLTKALGSAGTFGLFAGICFITLIFIYCLVPETKGLQIEEVEQMLKTGYKPKLLRGKSKGDIQSA
- the LOC18585963 gene encoding inositol transporter 4 isoform X2, which produces MVEGGVKKADKTEFTECWRTTWKTPYIMRLALSAGIGGLLFGYDTGVISGALLYIREDFQQVDRKTWLQETIVSMAVAGAIAGAAFGGWVNDRFGRKKSILGADVLFAVGAIIMAVAQAPWIIILGRFFVGLGVGMASMTAPLYISEASPARIRGALVSTNGLLITGGQFLSYLINLAFTKTSWTWRWMLGIAAVPALVQFILMLSLPESPRWLYRQDKVEEARSILERIFPANEVDDEMNALKLSVEAEQADEHAIGDGLIQKVKGALSNVVVRRGLYAGITVQVAQQFSGINTVMYYSPTIVQFAGFASKKTALALSLITSGLNAVGSIVSMTFVDRYGRRRLMLISMAAIILCLVTLSFVFLEAANHAPKINQLDTNFPTNATCPSYLSAPKPSSWNCMYCLKAGCGFCANGANEYSPGTCLEFSTDLRDSCRGQHRTWFKDGCPSKFGFLAVVLLGLYIISYSPGMGTVPWIVNSEIYPLRYRGIGGGLAAVSNWISNLIVSETFLSLTKALGSAGTFGLFAGICFITLIFIYCLVPETKGLQIEEVEQMLKTGYKPKLLRGKSKGDIQSA
- the LOC18585964 gene encoding L-type lectin-domain containing receptor kinase S.4; protein product: MATFSINSNTFSFNLQIFIFLFLAAKPICSFAQQALDNNPSFSPHISLFGDARVEDGGSHVRLTGPHAPSSGLLLLDKPFKFADERNVGRPTSFAAEFSFSLSPGNGDGLAFVLIPNGFQTRFQDQGYFGLFGENRFLGIEFDTKKDDKVGDLNANHVGIDVGSLESVKVSNLSSLNLVLNNGEILKSWVDYDSSSKLLQVRLSKLNDKRPFTPILAYRIDLFEMWGNEDVFVGIISTTNEESSQSSSNVYSWRFRVRDVSSWMHSLPADPRGYVDKDSQEFRAERSKFCALTILAGLIFNTGCGALLAFVMLFMWAIMVNRHTVFPVECQAGPDDFRYEKVNVIVEKDDQGDKD